The segment AGACATCAATGAAGCGCTTGATTTAGCCATCAATGGCGAAACTAAAGAAATTCATGCTGTTGTTGTAAATGGAGAACTATGCATCCATTTATCTGACATTGGCTTTAATGCTTATATCGTTAAAAAGTTTGATGACCTGCCACAAAGAGGAATGTGGGGATATACCAAAGCTTTGTGGAAAGCATTGTGGAGCCATCATAAAATGGAAGTAGAATTTCAAATCGGGAAAGAAACTATCCGGTCTGAAGCTGCAATGGTGGTTATTGCGAATGCAACTATGTATGGAACTGGTGTTAAAATCAATCCGGACGGCAAACTGGATGATGATGTTTTTGAGGTTATCCTGGTCAAAAAATACTCTTTAATGGAAATCATTAAGATACGGTTCACCGATTTACCTTTTAATCCGGAAAAGATTGAATCCTTTCAAACGAAAGGGCTGCGTATTAAAGCTAAGCATAAGGCACATTTTCAGGTAGACGGAGAATATATAGGTAAAGTCAATACTGTAACAGCAGAACTATTGCCTGCGGCTATAACAGTCGTTTTTAAACCGATGTAAACCGTGAGGAGCTTATCTGAAATATTTACGGTGTACCTGTAAGCTGTAATATCCCCTGAAAAACTCAGCAATGATACAGATCCTGAACAGGATACCAAACCATTGTTCTCCCTGATGAAGCAGTTCCGGTAAAAAAGTAATAAACCCAATAGAAAACACCCATAATGCCAGCCGGAAAGGAAATTGCAGGTAATATGTTATAATTCCATATTTCCGGAACTGAAACAGGCCAGCAGCAGAAACAAACAGGGAGCAGAAGATCAGCAGGGTAAAAACAACCCTTCCTACAGCAAATGATTCGTGTGGGATTTCCTGATATTTAACTAAAACAGCCCAGATCTGAGGGCTTAGAGAAACGATGCTGATCAGATCCAGCAACGCGAATAATTTGAATAAAAGACGCATTTACTTACAATATTTTTCCAGTAGTTCATCAGCCAGAGCCGACCCCATATATTTGACAAACAGAAAGTCCTCGCAGGCTCCTTGCTTGTCTTTTTGTTTTAATTTCTTTTGCCCCTCTTCTATCTTTTTTTTCAGGTAAGCATCATCATAACCTAATTCCTGCTTCAAAGCGACTATTCTGCCTTCCTCAGCCTCTTTAAACGTTCCTGAAGCCTTATTCCGGTAGAAGTTAGTAATGACCTCAGTCAATCCTTCATTCGCCTGATAAGCTGCAATAGCTTTATTTTTTTCAGTAATGCCCGTCGTTGCACAATCTCCACCAGAAATGCTAAAGCTGACAGGAGCAATAATCACATAAGCTGTATCGTAACCTTCAGGTACCTGCCATTTTCCGCTACTCAACCTGATTAAACGTAAAGCCTCCTGATCAAGATCAATGCCCATTCCACTGCTCACCTTCGAGGTATAAACTTCCCCTGCCAGGTTAACTTTAAAACTGACCATAATCTTTCCCTCCAGACAATGTTGTAAGGAAAATCCGGGATAAATGATATTTGTTTGAATAAAAGCATCCAGACCGCCTTTAAGTACAGGTTGCGCCTGTACAGACAAACCGATAAAAAACAGGAATACAGCAAGAATCTTCTTCATTCCCTAATTTACGAAATTATTCGGCAGGAATATTAAAGGTGTGTTTAAGAATCAGCCCCGGGTCCGGGCAATTCTTCAGATAAACAGCTTTGTTCGAGAACTGACAAACGCCAGGATAATCGCCTTCTTTCCCCTGCATATCAAACATCAGTTGAAAATGAAGGTGAGGAGGCCAGTTTCCATTTTCCGCAGGAACCCCAAAAGAAGCAAATAAACTTCCGCCGGCAATAAACTGACCTGCCTGAAGCCCATCCAATGATTTCAGGCTTAAATGTCCGTAAAGCGCATATAAAGTCAGGTCATCCAATTGATATTTCAGGATAATCGTTGCCCCATAATCACCGAAATGATCATTGTTTTTGAAACTGTGCACCTGTGCATCAGAGAAATTATATACCGGAGTTCCCGCAGGCCCCCAGATATCTACTCCAAGATGTAATCTCCGTGGTTCTTCCAGCGTATCGAAATGAATACTTCTTGAATAAATTGTCCGGTGTTCATTGTATCCTCCGATACCATAACGTGAATGGGTATCTTCCAGCTTGTTTGTTACCCATGAAGAAAAAACTGACGTATCTGCAAGGATTTCGTCAGTAAGTTCCAGGTTAGCTGCTGTAAAATCAAAAGGGTATAACCGATCAGCAGAAGGATCGAAATCTACCACACTGCTGATCTGATTTTCAGGGTTTGATAACCACCCCTTAAGCTTTTCCAGAGATTCCATCAGAATTTAGTCTTCTGTTGTTTCTTCTTCTCCGCCTTGTTCTTTACGTTCTTTTGAAATCTTATCGAAGATCTTATCCATATGTTCTACATAGGTGTTGGTATCATCCAGAAAGAAAGTCAAACTTGGTACAACCCTCACCTGATGCCGAATACGCGCACCCAGTTTATACCTGATTTCTCCGGCATGAGAATTTACGGTTGCAATTGATAGTCCTGTATTATTTGTGCTTAAAAAGCTCAGGTAAACCTTGGCTACCGCTAAATCCGGAGACACGCGGACTTTTGTAATCGTAACTAATGTATTGGGTAAGTACTCTGCCCCTTCTCTTTGAAATAATGTCGCTAATTCCTCTTGCAGTACACCAGCAAATTTCTGTTGACGTTTACTTTCCATGATTTTTGTAATCTTTTATTTAGTATAATAATTTGTCATAAGGATACCTAACCGTATGAAGGGCAACAACCTTATCATATAAAAGTTGTTTAAATTCTTCCAGGTTTTCCTTATGCAGCGCTGAGATAAATAACGACGGCGTATTATGTTGTGCCATCCAGCTCTTTTTAAAGTCTTCCAGTGTTAAAGTCACCTTCTCATCTTCGTTCATTTCATCGGCTTCAGGATTCACGTAAGCATCAATTTTATTGAAAACCACGATCGTCTCTTTATCCCTTGCGCCCAGATCTTTCAGCGTTTCATTTACTACCCTGATCTGGTCTTCGAAACTCGTATGAGACACATCTACCACATGGATTAATATATCAGCTTCTCTGACTTCATCCAATGTTGATTTGAAACATTCTACCAGGTGATGCGGCAGTTTACGGATAAAACCAACCGTGTCAGACAATAAGAATGGCAGATTATCAATCACAACTTTTCTTACCGTAGTATCTAAAGTTGCAAACAACTTGTTCTCTGCAAACACCTCTGATTTTGAAATCATGTTCATGATTGTAGACTTACCTACGTTGGTATAGCCTACTAAAGCGACCCTGATTAATTCAGTACGGTTTTTCCGCTGTGTTTCATTCTGTTTATCGATCAGTCTCAATCTTCCTTTTAACAGGGAGATTTTCTCCAGGATCATCCTTCTGTCACTCTCAATCTGAGTTTCACCCGGTCCACGCATACCAATACCACCCTTTTGGCGCTCCAGGTGAGTCCATAAGCGCGTTAAACGTGGTAATAAATATTGCAGCTGCGCTAATTCAACCTGAGTTTTAGCCTGTGAAGTTTGTGCTCTTCCGGCAAAAATATCAAGGATAAGATTACTCCTGTCCAGGACTTTTACTTCCAGTTCACGCTCTATATTCCGCAGTTGCGAAGGAG is part of the Pedobacter cryoconitis genome and harbors:
- a CDS encoding diacylglycerol/lipid kinase family protein, encoding MKLLFIVNPGSGSDDTDFKTVITDFFKTLEHQFEIYELTTNCSPDQVKAAIDQAKATRVVAVGGDGTLKLVCELLKGTKTPIGIIPAGSANGMAKELGVPLDINEALDLAINGETKEIHAVVVNGELCIHLSDIGFNAYIVKKFDDLPQRGMWGYTKALWKALWSHHKMEVEFQIGKETIRSEAAMVVIANATMYGTGVKINPDGKLDDDVFEVILVKKYSLMEIIKIRFTDLPFNPEKIESFQTKGLRIKAKHKAHFQVDGEYIGKVNTVTAELLPAAITVVFKPM
- a CDS encoding energy transducer TonB, with the translated sequence MKKILAVFLFFIGLSVQAQPVLKGGLDAFIQTNIIYPGFSLQHCLEGKIMVSFKVNLAGEVYTSKVSSGMGIDLDQEALRLIRLSSGKWQVPEGYDTAYVIIAPVSFSISGGDCATTGITEKNKAIAAYQANEGLTEVITNFYRNKASGTFKEAEEGRIVALKQELGYDDAYLKKKIEEGQKKLKQKDKQGACEDFLFVKYMGSALADELLEKYCK
- a CDS encoding peptidoglycan DD-metalloendopeptidase family protein; its protein translation is MESLEKLKGWLSNPENQISSVVDFDPSADRLYPFDFTAANLELTDEILADTSVFSSWVTNKLEDTHSRYGIGGYNEHRTIYSRSIHFDTLEEPRRLHLGVDIWGPAGTPVYNFSDAQVHSFKNNDHFGDYGATIILKYQLDDLTLYALYGHLSLKSLDGLQAGQFIAGGSLFASFGVPAENGNWPPHLHFQLMFDMQGKEGDYPGVCQFSNKAVYLKNCPDPGLILKHTFNIPAE
- the rbfA gene encoding 30S ribosome-binding factor RbfA encodes the protein MESKRQQKFAGVLQEELATLFQREGAEYLPNTLVTITKVRVSPDLAVAKVYLSFLSTNNTGLSIATVNSHAGEIRYKLGARIRHQVRVVPSLTFFLDDTNTYVEHMDKIFDKISKERKEQGGEEETTED
- the hflX gene encoding GTPase HflX, whose amino-acid sequence is MGKEKTYDTAVKQERAVLVGVIRPGEKPEETKEYLDELTFLVDTAGGVVDNIFTQKMLKPDRGTFVGTGKLEEIRAYVKSEEIDMVVFDDELSPSQLRNIERELEVKVLDRSNLILDIFAGRAQTSQAKTQVELAQLQYLLPRLTRLWTHLERQKGGIGMRGPGETQIESDRRMILEKISLLKGRLRLIDKQNETQRKNRTELIRVALVGYTNVGKSTIMNMISKSEVFAENKLFATLDTTVRKVVIDNLPFLLSDTVGFIRKLPHHLVECFKSTLDEVREADILIHVVDVSHTSFEDQIRVVNETLKDLGARDKETIVVFNKIDAYVNPEADEMNEDEKVTLTLEDFKKSWMAQHNTPSLFISALHKENLEEFKQLLYDKVVALHTVRYPYDKLLY